In Capsicum annuum cultivar UCD-10X-F1 unplaced genomic scaffold, UCD10Xv1.1 ctg57919, whole genome shotgun sequence, the genomic stretch ATCAAATTTACTGAAGTTCTTCAATTTCTTCTCCtttatccttttttaaaaaaataaataaataaattaagttatCCTGATTCTTTTTCAACCATTACTTCATATTTCTTCCGCTatcacaaatataacataaagaaATGAAATTAGCATCTTAAACTCTATTTTCAGTCGAAGACCATCATGCAAAATGAGAGAGATGGAACAATATGGTGGTTGGAAGGGAAGTCTTAACAGTAATATCAAGGTTGAATGATTAAAgcaaattgaattcttgaagattgtaGAAGTCGTATAGAATAATATTATTAGTAGAATGATGCCGAATATTTTGAGATGCCTCAAAATGGACAAGGTACTATATAAGTGGGACCAGAAGAAGTACTAGCATTTTTTAAAATTGACTCAATTCATGTGCTACTACTGTATGCATGCCGGATTGTTATGTGAAACACTATGGATCCCCAatttttgttcaacaaaaaatgCAGTTGGAAGGTGCAAACGTAGATATAATGAGCAGATTGATGAAATGAGTGCTATTCAACATTCATACCTTGAGCAATTGTGGACTAGCTTTTAAACGTAGAAGGGGCCAGCTGTATAAATACTTACGTATCCACTCATTCATAATTATACTTCCTTTTAAAACATTGGTAGTATTGCAGCCAACTTGTACCCACCAAACTATAAGACACATGTACAATAATATACCCCGTGAAATCCCTCAAGTAGGGTCAAAGGAGGAtaaagtgtatgcagaccttatcACAACCTCGTGTAGGTAGAGAGAGACTATTTCTAAAGGATCACTAGGACTTATGTAGATTGGTTGAAATCACTTAGCTTTTTAACCCATGTTGGAATCCCAGCCCTTGCCTCCCATGGTCTTTATTATAGCTTCATTAACCTTCCAATATAAAAGCAATGAACACCAAGAAAAGCAAGACTCTTGCCAGGGGCGGCTGTGGCCTAAGGCCAAAATTGAATGAAGACCTTaagtttttaagaaaaattaattatttttatgaattctactttaaaaattatataatagattacttcttataattattttttaattaataatataatcaatgcattAATTTTTTGAAACATAGCACTCTTTCATTCTAAATTCATTTTATATAAaacgtttaattttttttacacatagtatttaataattcttttaaatCTGTAatctattattatttaaaaaaaatgaggcccctcaaatttgaGGGCTAAGGCGGCCGCCTTTTTTTCGAAAAGTAGAGCCGCCCCTAACTCTTGCCCAAGAAACCAACCTATCCACgcaccccaccccacccaaaaGAAAAAAGGGTTAGCTTTACAAGTTATCTCCACTCTTCAAGTTTCACACGTGACCTTTCTGACAGTTATTTATCAAGACACACCTTAGCTATTAATTGTCCACTTAAGTATGAAAGTCCAAACAGTTAGTTGATTTGAGTTCAGCTACACGTGATAGTTCAtgtatttttaatgtttgtttgactaaaaattttgaaaaatatcctCACGAAAACAAGTTTcttcaaaataaggaaattaaCTTCCTCAATCAAAGTAGGAAAAAGTAAGTTGCTAAGTTCATACCACTCTAAACAATGCACGCCCATCTTTATCCTCCAACCCTCACCGAGTAAATTCCCTAAATAATCATCCAAGTTCACGAAATTTCCTTCagatatcatttatttttcatttaggaccacaatatcactcttttttttttttggtcgaAAATTTTGATGAGCAAGTGTAGTAAAATGTACTAGTTAGCAAAGAATGTCCATGTTTAACATAACAGCTAATGTACCCGAACAGTAAGGTAACTACTAATTTCTTTTGACTATAAAAACAATGCTTAAACAAGATATCTTTGTGGCATCGTCTGGATGTACAATCCTACTTCAATGCAACTATTTCCAGAGAAAGATATTGAGCCAATATCCCTTATCATCTACCAAATCTTTGAATTCTCCGACGCCTCAACTCATCCAAGGATAGATCTTGAACCTCATCTGTTGAACTAAGAGATGACGATGACGCTCCATCATCAGTGCGACCTGTGCCACACATCTCACAAACACTTAACCAGCCTGAATTATCAAATGTACATGTTTGGCATCTCCACACTTGAGATGTATCTCTTGTCTCTCTCCCACCAACACTTCCTCTACCACCAATTCTTGGTTGGCTCCCAAGTAAGAACTTGACAAACCTTAAAGGCCAGTTCAATGCATGGCTAAGACCTCTGACGATAGTCCTCAGTGGATTTGCACCTGAATACAATGCTTTTAAACGCAAAAATAGAAGGCCAGCAAGTATACCGCCAAGATGGCCAAGAAATGAGACACCAGGGACAAACATTTGTATGAGAATAAGTTCTGCCCAGGCAGCGTAACGAGTCGGTACCAACAGCCCTTGCACATATGTATACTCATCTGATTGTGCATTGAGAATAACTTTCATAGCAAAGAGGACACCAGAAAACCCCACAGAATATTCCTGATAGTAGGGTCTCTCATAGTCAAACAACAGCAGGATTGATTTCGCAAGCAATATTGTGACACCCTGGGACATAGCAACTAAGGTTGCAACTGTCAATGAAAATTCTGCGCTTCCCATTGATGTCTCCAACTGAATCCCCTTCCACAGAAGTGATAGCATATTGTAGAATAGGTGAGGTTCATTCAAATGGTAGAATGCTGATAGGAAGAATCGCCTCAGGTCCTTGTACTTAAGGATGAGATGGGGATTAAACAAGACTTGATTGATGGTAGGAAGTATAGGATGAAGAAAAGTGGGCCTCAAGTATATAATTGTATTAGCAGCAAGAAGCGCTGCTGTAACCGGTGGTTTTCTCTC encodes the following:
- the LOC124893347 gene encoding rhomboid-like protein 14, mitochondrial, whose product is MERGRGRWVSSVSRGMLPLLGLHTVIEYSRLERKPPVTAALLAANTIIYLRPTFLHPILPTINQVLFNPHLILKYKDLRRFFLSAFYHLNEPHLFYNMLSLLWKGIQLETSMGSAEFSLTVATLVAMSQGVTILLAKSILLLFDYERPYYQEYSVGFSGVLFAMKVILNAQSDEYTYVQGLLVPTRYAAWAELILIQMFVPGVSFLGHLGGILAGLLFLRLKALYSGANPLRTIVRGLSHALNWPLRFVKFLLGSQPRIGGRGSVGGRETRDTSQVWRCQTCTFDNSGWLSVCEMCGTGRTDDGASSSSLSSTDEVQDLSLDELRRRRIQRFGR